From the genome of Bradyrhizobium elkanii USDA 76, one region includes:
- a CDS encoding acyl-CoA dehydrogenase family protein, with translation MNYHDAAQTADMEVTVALGEDFSDLRNTVRQICKGFPGEYWRKLDDQSAYPTEFVAALTEAGFLGALIPEEYGGSGLPLRAAAVILEEINANGCSASPAHAQMYIMGTLLRHGNETQKRTYLPEIAAGRLRLQAFGVTEPNTGSDTTQLKTRAERQGDVYVVNGQKVWTSRALHSDLMLLLARTSPVDQVKRRTDGLSVFLVDLREAKGNGVEIRPIKAMVNHNTTEVFIENLKVPVANLIGEEGKGFRYILDGMNAERILVASECVGDGRWLLGKGVAYANERRVFGRSIGQNQGIQFPLARAYAELEAADMMCRRAAALFQAGQPCGADANIAKLLASEATWKAADTTFQTHGGFAFAQEYDVERKWREVRLYQTAPISTNMVLAYVAQHVLGLPRSY, from the coding sequence ATGAACTATCACGACGCCGCCCAAACCGCCGACATGGAGGTCACCGTCGCGTTGGGGGAGGATTTCTCCGACCTGCGCAACACGGTGCGGCAGATCTGCAAGGGCTTTCCGGGCGAATATTGGCGCAAGCTCGACGACCAAAGCGCCTATCCGACCGAATTCGTCGCGGCGTTGACGGAAGCGGGATTCCTCGGCGCGTTGATCCCGGAGGAATACGGAGGTTCGGGCCTGCCGCTGCGTGCAGCCGCGGTGATCCTCGAAGAGATCAATGCGAATGGCTGCAGCGCCAGTCCCGCGCATGCCCAGATGTACATCATGGGTACGTTGCTCCGTCACGGCAACGAGACCCAGAAGCGGACGTACCTGCCGGAGATCGCGGCAGGCCGGCTGCGGCTGCAGGCCTTTGGCGTGACCGAGCCCAATACCGGGTCCGATACCACCCAGCTCAAAACCCGCGCCGAGCGTCAGGGCGACGTCTATGTCGTCAACGGCCAGAAGGTCTGGACGTCGCGGGCGCTGCACTCCGACCTGATGCTGCTCCTGGCGCGCACCAGTCCGGTCGATCAGGTGAAGCGGCGCACCGACGGACTTTCGGTGTTCCTGGTCGACTTGCGTGAGGCCAAGGGCAACGGTGTCGAAATCCGCCCGATCAAGGCGATGGTCAATCACAACACGACAGAGGTGTTCATCGAGAACCTGAAAGTGCCGGTCGCCAATCTCATCGGGGAGGAAGGCAAGGGCTTTCGCTACATCCTCGACGGCATGAACGCCGAGCGGATCCTGGTCGCCTCTGAATGCGTCGGCGATGGGCGCTGGCTTCTCGGCAAGGGCGTCGCCTACGCCAATGAGCGGCGCGTCTTCGGCCGCTCGATAGGCCAGAACCAGGGCATCCAGTTTCCGCTGGCGCGCGCCTACGCCGAACTCGAAGCCGCCGACATGATGTGCCGCCGCGCCGCCGCGTTGTTCCAGGCCGGGCAGCCCTGCGGAGCAGACGCCAACATCGCCAAGCTGCTGGCGTCGGAGGCCACCTGGAAAGCGGCCGATACGACATTCCAGACCCATGGCGGATTCGCCTTTGCGCAGGAATACGACGTCGAGCGCAAATGGCGTGAGGTCCGTCTTTACCAGACAGCCCCGATCTCGACCAACATGGTGCTGGCCTATGTGGCGCAGCACGTGCTCGGTCTTCCGCGTTCCTACTGA
- a CDS encoding MmgE/PrpD family protein translates to MLDITRQTANFVAGLKLSDLSGRCREAARTGIIDCVGVMIAGAAEQPVRIVSAMVAASTQNDGAPEVPSGRNLAAPDAALVNGVAAHVLDYDDVALAGHPSTVLVPAILAEGWSLDSSGADALAAYAAGYEVWAQVIALEPGHLHERGFHPTAVMGALATAAACARLRNLDSTKTAHAIAIAASLASGLVANFGTMTKSLHAGRTAQSGVLAARLADQGFTASLDVLEHQTGFLRAHSPSGTPEIENGTIDIGRNWRLADLGINVKRYPTCYATHRSIDAMIDLVKAHKLKPDDVKEIRVHTGVTQRLMLRNTNPQTGLEAKFSMEFAMTAALIAGRVGLSELTDEFVSRPDVGATFAKVRCTTTDEIMPGDQPFAPDDRVSVVLASGEVLEHAPVVHAKGSWQRPLSRDELQDKFMDCATRVFKQGQAAALFEQLWNIEDLGSIRSLRLTNDRGDA, encoded by the coding sequence ATGCTGGATATCACGCGTCAGACGGCGAATTTTGTAGCCGGCCTCAAGCTGTCCGATCTGTCCGGCCGCTGCCGCGAGGCGGCGCGGACCGGCATCATCGACTGCGTCGGCGTCATGATCGCTGGCGCCGCCGAGCAGCCGGTGCGGATCGTGTCGGCGATGGTGGCCGCGTCCACCCAGAACGATGGCGCGCCCGAGGTTCCGTCGGGCCGCAATCTCGCGGCGCCAGATGCCGCGCTCGTCAACGGCGTCGCGGCGCATGTGCTCGACTATGACGACGTGGCGCTCGCCGGACACCCGAGCACCGTGCTGGTGCCCGCCATCCTGGCCGAAGGGTGGTCGCTCGACTCCAGCGGCGCCGACGCGCTCGCCGCCTATGCCGCGGGCTACGAAGTCTGGGCGCAGGTCATTGCGCTGGAGCCCGGTCACCTCCATGAGCGCGGCTTTCATCCGACGGCCGTGATGGGCGCGCTCGCCACCGCGGCCGCCTGTGCGCGGCTGCGCAATCTCGACTCCACGAAGACCGCGCATGCCATCGCGATCGCCGCCTCGCTCGCCTCCGGACTGGTTGCCAATTTCGGCACCATGACCAAATCGCTGCATGCCGGCCGCACCGCCCAATCCGGCGTGCTTGCCGCGCGCCTCGCCGATCAGGGATTTACCGCATCGCTGGACGTGCTCGAGCACCAAACCGGCTTCCTGCGTGCCCATTCGCCCTCGGGCACGCCGGAGATCGAAAACGGCACGATCGATATCGGCCGCAACTGGCGGCTTGCCGATCTCGGCATCAATGTGAAGCGCTATCCGACCTGCTATGCGACCCATCGTTCGATCGATGCGATGATTGACCTGGTGAAAGCGCACAAGCTCAAACCCGACGACGTGAAGGAAATTCGGGTCCACACCGGCGTCACCCAAAGGCTGATGTTGCGCAACACCAATCCCCAGACCGGTCTCGAGGCCAAGTTCAGCATGGAATTCGCGATGACCGCCGCGCTGATCGCCGGCCGCGTCGGGCTGTCCGAGCTCACCGATGAGTTCGTCTCGCGGCCCGACGTCGGCGCCACCTTCGCCAAGGTCCGTTGCACGACAACCGATGAAATCATGCCGGGAGATCAGCCGTTCGCGCCGGACGACCGCGTCAGCGTCGTGTTGGCGTCGGGCGAGGTGCTTGAGCACGCGCCGGTGGTTCATGCCAAGGGCAGCTGGCAGCGCCCGCTTTCGCGCGACGAACTGCAGGATAAGTTCATGGACTGCGCGACCCGGGTGTTCAAGCAAGGCCAGGCCGCAGCACTGTTCGAGCAGCTCTGGAATATCGAGGATCTCGGGTCGATCCGTTCGCTGCGCCTGACCAACGACCGGGGCGACGCATGA
- a CDS encoding aspartate/glutamate racemase family protein: MPGKGSTPRIWHQSVNELDHLEVYKRALEAHAAEILGDDAEVVVHGLPSGSYAGASATAVLGNAFAYHRILSRVIDNAIMAERQGYDAFVIGSFSEPFLREIRSAVDIPVASLTESGLLVGCSLGSYVALISNAPAVQWMTKVAVDKHKLAARVLEVAAMDPPLDEPQLARAYADPAPVIANFRAAAERLVARGADVIIPAEGVLAELLVRHGVHRIAGAPVMDVFAVTWAYALMQIRLWSKAQLGVGRSWHHRRDDAAIVARFWQGDAQ; this comes from the coding sequence ATGCCTGGGAAGGGATCGACGCCGCGTATCTGGCACCAGTCGGTCAACGAGCTCGATCACCTCGAAGTCTACAAGCGTGCGCTCGAGGCCCATGCGGCGGAAATCCTTGGCGATGACGCCGAGGTCGTCGTTCACGGGCTTCCGTCCGGATCATACGCCGGCGCTTCGGCCACTGCGGTGCTCGGCAATGCATTCGCCTATCACCGCATTCTCAGCCGGGTGATCGACAATGCGATCATGGCCGAGCGGCAGGGTTATGATGCCTTCGTGATAGGCTCGTTCAGCGAACCGTTTCTGCGTGAGATCCGCTCCGCGGTGGATATTCCCGTCGCCTCGCTGACCGAGAGTGGTCTTCTGGTCGGCTGCTCGCTTGGCAGCTATGTGGCATTGATCTCCAATGCGCCGGCGGTGCAGTGGATGACCAAGGTTGCGGTCGACAAGCACAAGCTCGCGGCGCGTGTGCTCGAGGTCGCGGCGATGGATCCGCCGCTCGACGAGCCGCAGCTGGCGCGTGCTTACGCCGATCCGGCTCCGGTCATCGCAAATTTCAGGGCCGCGGCCGAGCGCCTGGTGGCGCGAGGGGCCGATGTCATCATTCCGGCGGAAGGCGTGCTGGCGGAACTCCTGGTTCGTCACGGCGTCCACCGCATTGCCGGCGCTCCCGTGATGGACGTGTTTGCCGTCACCTGGGCCTATGCGCTGATGCAGATCAGGCTCTGGTCGAAGGCACAACTTGGCGTGGGCCGGAGCTGGCACCACAGGCGCGACGATGCAGCGATCGTTGCAAGATTTTGGCAAGGGGACGCACAATGA
- a CDS encoding MBL fold metallo-hydrolase, giving the protein MSTSASTQVAGVYHRRLGDALVTGLSDGYVDMGYTIFRNIPEEETKAILARDHRTSPPLISVNAFAVRMDSRTYLIDCGSADLMGPTCGRLPENLAAAGIDPASVDAVLLTHVHPDHSNGLTDAATGTRLFPNAEIIVHENEINHWFNDEAMAKAAERPRRRYFEAGRTQLKPYMAADRVKTFRKGEVLPGVTAIPIHGHTPGHAAYVVSRGGESMVVWGDTVHVPEIQVARPEVTMEFDTDPEAAAAARQMMFDMVVTDDMLVGGMHLHFPGFGHMRREAGRYSLVAEQWAFEV; this is encoded by the coding sequence ATGAGCACTTCAGCCTCAACGCAAGTCGCAGGCGTCTATCACCGCAGACTTGGCGACGCGCTCGTCACCGGCCTCAGCGACGGTTATGTCGACATGGGATACACGATCTTTCGCAATATCCCCGAGGAGGAAACCAAGGCCATTCTGGCGCGCGATCACCGCACCTCGCCGCCGCTCATCTCGGTCAACGCCTTTGCCGTGCGCATGGACAGTCGGACCTACCTGATCGACTGCGGATCAGCGGATCTGATGGGGCCGACCTGCGGTCGCCTGCCGGAAAATCTCGCTGCCGCCGGCATCGATCCGGCCTCGGTCGACGCGGTGCTGCTGACCCATGTCCATCCCGACCATTCCAACGGGCTGACCGATGCCGCGACCGGAACGCGCCTGTTTCCCAACGCGGAAATCATCGTCCATGAGAACGAGATCAATCACTGGTTCAACGACGAGGCGATGGCCAAGGCGGCCGAGCGGCCCCGGCGCCGCTATTTCGAGGCCGGCCGCACCCAGCTGAAGCCCTATATGGCTGCCGATCGCGTCAAGACTTTCCGGAAGGGCGAGGTGCTCCCGGGCGTCACGGCGATCCCGATCCACGGTCATACCCCCGGCCACGCCGCCTATGTCGTATCGCGCGGCGGCGAATCAATGGTGGTTTGGGGTGACACGGTCCATGTGCCGGAGATCCAGGTTGCACGTCCGGAAGTGACGATGGAATTCGACACCGACCCCGAGGCCGCTGCGGCCGCTCGTCAGATGATGTTCGACATGGTTGTCACTGACGACATGCTGGTCGGCGGTATGCATCTGCATTTCCCCGGGTTCGGACATATGCGGCGCGAGGCAGGCCGATACAGCCTGGTGGCGGAGCAGTGGGCGTTCGAAGTATGA
- a CDS encoding LacI family DNA-binding transcriptional regulator — MTIRDVATAAGVSTGTVSRVLNANATVHPDIRRKVQRAIDDLGYTPNAVAQSMRIRSTHTIGCILREINIPQLAGFVKAAHDVLDEVGFSLLISNSEGRKERERELLSRLSRRQADGVMMGPYTPVAGEFESFLRDLDIPIVLIDRDQPDWTDAVMADHAEGMRVAVSHLLDLGHRRVALITGDAGLYPARERVRGYQEAFAARNLEPDPSLVHAGSFLPGAGFRITSALLGQRNPPTAIISGGIDMLSGVLRAVRGRGLRIPEDVSLIASGHSELAELVSPAVAIIGWDQAEVGRIAAGMLLDRIRNDGPHEPRRVLVPNEFIPRASLGPPRRT, encoded by the coding sequence TTGACGATTCGCGACGTGGCGACCGCAGCGGGCGTTTCGACCGGCACGGTGTCGCGGGTGCTCAATGCCAATGCCACCGTCCATCCCGACATCCGCCGGAAGGTCCAGCGCGCAATCGATGATCTGGGCTATACGCCGAACGCGGTGGCGCAGAGCATGCGCATCCGGTCGACCCACACGATCGGCTGCATCTTGCGTGAGATCAACATTCCGCAACTCGCGGGCTTCGTCAAAGCCGCGCACGACGTGCTGGACGAGGTCGGCTTCTCGCTGCTCATCTCCAACTCGGAAGGCCGCAAGGAGCGTGAGCGAGAGCTGCTCAGCCGGCTGTCGCGGCGGCAGGCCGACGGCGTGATGATGGGGCCATACACGCCGGTCGCCGGCGAGTTCGAGTCCTTCCTGCGCGATCTCGATATTCCGATCGTGCTGATCGATCGTGATCAGCCGGATTGGACTGATGCCGTTATGGCCGATCACGCCGAAGGGATGCGTGTCGCGGTCAGTCATTTGCTCGATCTTGGTCATCGGCGCGTGGCGCTGATCACCGGCGACGCCGGGCTCTATCCGGCGCGCGAACGCGTTCGCGGCTATCAGGAGGCTTTTGCCGCGCGAAATCTCGAGCCTGATCCTTCGCTCGTTCACGCCGGGAGCTTCCTGCCCGGTGCGGGATTTCGTATCACCTCGGCATTGCTCGGCCAGCGCAACCCTCCGACCGCGATCATTTCCGGCGGCATCGACATGCTGTCTGGCGTGCTGCGCGCGGTGCGCGGGCGAGGCCTGCGGATACCGGAGGACGTGTCGCTGATCGCGTCAGGCCATTCCGAGCTTGCTGAGCTCGTCTCGCCGGCGGTCGCCATCATCGGCTGGGATCAGGCGGAGGTTGGCCGGATTGCGGCCGGCATGCTGCTCGATCGCATCCGAAACGACGGTCCGCACGAGCCGCGGCGCGTGCTCGTGCCCAACGAGTTCATTCCGCGCGCATCGCTGGGACCCCCAAGACGTACCTGA
- a CDS encoding NADH:flavin oxidoreductase/NADH oxidase, with protein MSGEMINGKEDERPMLFQPLTIRGLTLKNRLVVPPMVHYSCEPGNTCGAFHLVHLGRYALGGFGLVFVEVTAVEEVGLTNENDLGIWNDEQAESFKPLVAFMKRQGTAIGIQIGHGGRKSSAQSAMQGMGPLTEENLKAGARIWQPVGPTAEPVAKGWLTPRQLTTAECKAMVGTWAAAARRAVAAGFDTIEIHTAHGYLLASFLSPVSNTRNDEYGGDRAGRMRLPLEIVEAVRREMPADMPLFVRVSSVDGTVEGWNMDDTVAFAHELKARGVDVVDCSSGGISGAATAAQVPRSLGFQVPFAERVRKEADITTMAVGIILEAQQAEAILQKGQADLIAVGRQSQFNPNIAHHWAHDLGINSRFEDWSPEFGWWLEKRIKTLQGFATPTGVVTRHS; from the coding sequence ATGAGTGGCGAAATGATCAACGGCAAAGAAGACGAGCGGCCGATGCTGTTCCAGCCACTCACGATTCGAGGCCTTACGCTGAAGAACCGCCTCGTTGTGCCGCCGATGGTCCATTACAGCTGCGAACCGGGAAATACCTGCGGAGCGTTTCATCTCGTACATCTTGGTCGCTATGCGCTGGGCGGCTTCGGGCTCGTCTTCGTCGAAGTGACGGCGGTGGAGGAAGTCGGACTCACGAACGAAAACGACCTTGGCATCTGGAATGATGAGCAGGCCGAGAGCTTCAAGCCGCTGGTCGCCTTCATGAAGCGTCAGGGGACGGCGATCGGCATCCAGATCGGCCATGGCGGCCGCAAGTCGTCGGCACAGTCGGCCATGCAGGGCATGGGGCCGCTGACCGAGGAGAATCTGAAAGCCGGCGCCAGGATCTGGCAGCCGGTCGGCCCGACCGCCGAGCCGGTTGCCAAGGGTTGGTTGACGCCACGGCAATTGACCACCGCCGAATGCAAGGCCATGGTCGGCACCTGGGCAGCCGCTGCAAGGCGGGCGGTTGCCGCCGGCTTCGACACCATCGAGATCCACACCGCGCACGGCTATCTGCTGGCCTCGTTCCTGTCGCCGGTCTCCAACACACGCAATGACGAATATGGCGGCGACCGCGCCGGGCGCATGCGGCTGCCGCTCGAGATCGTCGAGGCGGTGCGCCGCGAAATGCCGGCCGACATGCCGCTGTTCGTGCGCGTCTCGTCCGTCGACGGCACCGTCGAGGGCTGGAACATGGATGATACGGTCGCCTTCGCGCACGAGCTGAAGGCGCGCGGCGTCGACGTCGTCGACTGTTCCTCCGGCGGAATCTCCGGCGCGGCTACGGCAGCGCAAGTGCCCCGCAGCCTCGGCTTCCAGGTTCCTTTTGCCGAGCGCGTGCGCAAGGAGGCGGATATCACCACCATGGCCGTCGGCATCATTCTCGAGGCGCAGCAGGCCGAGGCCATCCTTCAGAAAGGCCAGGCCGACCTTATTGCCGTCGGGCGGCAGTCGCAGTTCAATCCCAACATCGCCCACCACTGGGCGCACGATCTCGGCATCAACAGCCGTTTCGAAGATTGGTCGCCGGAGTTCGGCTGGTGGCTCGAGAAGCGGATCAAGACTCTCCAGGGTTTTGCCACGCCGACGGGTGTCGTTACGCGCCACTCTTGA
- a CDS encoding GntR family transcriptional regulator — protein sequence MTHKACEVAAREGDSEQYYADNRDFHEAIYRACRNSFLADQAFALRKRLSAYRRIQLRARNSLLQSLQEHAGILKAIRAGDEQLAASRLHDHVLVQGERFSDTVLGLAGDRRSASAGSRSGTAKQGALPQAEDRRR from the coding sequence GTGACGCACAAAGCTTGCGAGGTGGCGGCGCGGGAAGGTGACAGCGAGCAATACTACGCGGACAACCGCGATTTTCACGAAGCGATCTACCGCGCGTGCCGCAACAGCTTCCTGGCCGATCAGGCCTTCGCTCTGCGCAAGCGCTTGAGCGCCTATCGACGCATCCAGCTTCGTGCGCGCAACAGTTTGCTGCAGTCGCTACAGGAGCACGCCGGGATTTTGAAGGCGATCCGCGCTGGCGACGAGCAGCTCGCCGCGAGCCGCCTTCACGACCACGTCCTGGTGCAGGGCGAGCGGTTCTCGGACACGGTGCTTGGCCTTGCCGGGGATCGACGATCCGCTTCGGCTGGAAGCAGAAGTGGGACGGCGAAACAGGGGGCGTTGCCTCAAGCCGAAGATAGAAGAAGGTAG
- a CDS encoding FAD-dependent oxidoreductase: MLVVGGGAAGVAAAVTAARRGLKVTLVERYGFCGGGAVAGLSGTVCGLYEATEAINAKPKQVVFGFADEFCRRLEAKGGLGDPLLYGKTWARVHDPLIWREEADAMLREAGVRVVFHAVASDVSMEGDRIGGVVIWTKQGPLDARAKVVVDASGDADVVAMAGLPSFIGDNGRVQNPTMIFRMMGVDIGRFVTEYGADTIMPEKISDMIRAKHNAGEYRLPRAKIWLFPTTRPDELLCNCTRVIGPDGRELNTLFHQDFTDAEIEGRLQAREYARFFRDHLVGCETAFLNDTGVQVGVRQTRQVSGVKRLSNEDVVKGTKSSDGIAVSPWPIELHSGVKPRVEWLLNDYYEVPYGCFVPERGEGLLVAGRCLSAEHEAVASARVTAQCFSYGHAIGHAAVIAVRDGIAPRHIDGQQVRAAVNADGARLD; encoded by the coding sequence GTGCTCGTCGTCGGAGGGGGAGCCGCAGGAGTTGCGGCCGCTGTAACCGCCGCTCGAAGGGGTCTGAAAGTCACGCTCGTGGAGCGGTATGGCTTTTGCGGCGGCGGGGCTGTGGCTGGGCTGTCGGGCACGGTGTGCGGTCTGTATGAGGCGACCGAAGCGATCAACGCCAAACCGAAGCAGGTTGTTTTTGGTTTTGCCGACGAATTTTGCCGCCGATTGGAAGCCAAAGGCGGGCTTGGCGATCCGCTGCTCTACGGAAAGACGTGGGCGCGGGTCCACGACCCCCTGATTTGGCGCGAGGAAGCAGACGCGATGCTGCGGGAAGCCGGAGTACGCGTCGTGTTCCATGCTGTCGCTAGTGACGTGAGCATGGAGGGCGACAGGATCGGAGGGGTGGTCATTTGGACGAAACAGGGACCCCTCGATGCGCGCGCCAAAGTTGTCGTCGACGCGAGCGGAGATGCCGATGTCGTCGCAATGGCCGGCTTGCCCAGCTTCATTGGCGACAATGGCAGGGTTCAGAACCCGACGATGATCTTTCGAATGATGGGTGTCGATATCGGTCGTTTCGTCACAGAATACGGTGCCGACACCATCATGCCGGAAAAGATATCCGACATGATCCGCGCAAAGCACAATGCGGGTGAATACCGGCTGCCGCGCGCCAAAATCTGGCTATTCCCCACCACTCGACCCGACGAGTTACTGTGTAATTGCACGCGCGTGATCGGGCCGGACGGGCGCGAGCTCAACACGCTCTTCCATCAGGATTTCACCGACGCCGAAATCGAGGGAAGGCTTCAGGCGCGAGAATACGCCCGTTTCTTTCGCGATCATCTCGTGGGATGCGAAACCGCCTTTCTGAACGATACGGGCGTCCAGGTCGGCGTGCGCCAGACCCGTCAGGTCTCTGGTGTAAAGAGGCTTTCAAACGAAGACGTCGTCAAAGGCACCAAGTCGTCGGACGGCATTGCGGTCTCGCCTTGGCCGATCGAGCTGCACTCGGGCGTCAAGCCTCGCGTCGAGTGGCTGCTGAACGACTACTACGAAGTGCCGTATGGGTGCTTCGTGCCGGAGCGCGGGGAGGGGTTGCTGGTTGCCGGCCGCTGCCTCTCGGCGGAGCACGAAGCAGTCGCTTCAGCGCGTGTCACGGCTCAGTGTTTCTCCTACGGTCATGCGATCGGTCATGCAGCGGTGATCGCGGTGCGCGACGGAATCGCGCCAAGGCACATCGACGGGCAGCAAGTGAGAGCAGCGGTGAACGCCGACGGCGCGCGTCTCGATTAA
- a CDS encoding enoyl-CoA hydratase/isomerase family protein: protein MIKLDNQGPIAIVTINRAERRNALGSQLMRDLNAALADSERNDAISAIVLTGAPPAFCAGSDLKELAGLSIADMCKHEAETATFARAIGYRAKPVIAAVEGYALGGGMILAASCDIVVAASNARWHLPEAPNGWLPPWGLTALLTRVGPVRARRLTWGAASIDTIEAARIGLVDDVAEPGAALSLATEIAVGLSKVPPEAVASTKRFFDRFIMADAERLDEVSSREFASNCETPSSQKTFERFTVKS from the coding sequence ATGATCAAGCTAGACAATCAAGGTCCGATCGCCATCGTTACGATCAATCGCGCGGAGCGCCGCAATGCGTTGGGTTCGCAGCTCATGCGGGATCTGAACGCCGCCCTGGCCGATTCAGAGCGCAATGACGCGATCAGCGCAATTGTGCTGACGGGCGCCCCGCCCGCATTCTGTGCCGGAAGCGACCTCAAGGAGCTGGCCGGCCTCTCTATCGCGGATATGTGCAAGCACGAGGCCGAAACCGCAACGTTCGCGCGCGCGATCGGCTACCGCGCCAAGCCGGTCATCGCGGCCGTCGAAGGATACGCTCTGGGAGGCGGAATGATCCTTGCGGCATCGTGCGACATCGTGGTGGCTGCGTCGAACGCGCGATGGCATCTGCCGGAAGCCCCGAACGGTTGGCTGCCGCCGTGGGGGCTTACGGCGCTCCTGACTCGGGTCGGTCCGGTGCGGGCGCGCCGTCTCACGTGGGGCGCGGCTTCGATCGACACGATCGAGGCGGCGAGGATCGGCTTGGTCGATGACGTCGCCGAGCCGGGCGCCGCGCTTTCTCTGGCAACGGAGATTGCCGTCGGTCTTTCCAAAGTGCCGCCCGAAGCCGTCGCGTCGACGAAGCGCTTCTTCGACCGCTTCATCATGGCGGACGCCGAGCGCCTGGACGAAGTCTCGTCCCGGGAGTTCGCGTCGAACTGCGAAACGCCGAGTTCCCAAAAAACCTTTGAACGCTTTACGGTGAAGTCGTGA
- a CDS encoding acyl CoA:acetate/3-ketoacid CoA transferase, producing the protein MNKIVDAATAVGSIQDGSSVGCVGVIGWVTPDTLLKALGDKFRKTGSPKNLTFYFPVGTGDAQGIKGMDHVAQEGLMKRMVSGSYINPVDPKTGKRPELMRLIRENRIEAYSWPIGATMHWLREIARRSPGYMTEIGIGTYIDPDNGGGRFTERARDNLVRKIEFDGKPYLFYPAWKLDTVFIYASTSDEFGNLSFENEALVSSNIALVLAAKAHGGRVVAQVRRAVPHGQRAASEVRIPGMFVDAVVVDPKMMMTTDVEFDPAYFGGERRALSQLPPIPSSADKVVASRAAKEVRKRELSIFGFGAAADVPLVMAEQGLLHGDELKDYWFTTEHGSYGGIVMSGWQFSANLNPDAILDGVYQFDAIDGGLCNFAALAFAQFDQRGRVNVSKFGAANPGAGGFIDIAQSAKRLVFTGTFTTGGLDVGFGGGKLSIVTEGKVRKFAKQVEHITYAVTDGVKRGQTALVITERAVFEVAPEGLVLTEVAPGIDVRRDVLEQMEFAPWQVADELKLMDASFFVDPGRTSAVRGQAG; encoded by the coding sequence GTGAACAAAATCGTCGATGCCGCGACGGCAGTTGGATCCATTCAGGACGGATCCTCGGTAGGTTGCGTGGGTGTGATCGGTTGGGTAACGCCCGATACTCTCTTGAAGGCCCTTGGCGACAAATTCCGTAAGACAGGCAGCCCGAAAAACCTGACCTTCTACTTCCCGGTCGGGACTGGCGACGCTCAGGGCATCAAGGGCATGGACCACGTAGCGCAGGAAGGATTGATGAAGCGCATGGTGAGCGGTTCATACATCAATCCTGTCGACCCCAAGACGGGAAAGCGACCCGAGCTCATGCGTCTCATCCGTGAGAACAGGATCGAAGCCTACTCCTGGCCGATCGGAGCGACGATGCATTGGCTACGCGAGATAGCTCGTCGTAGTCCAGGTTACATGACCGAAATCGGGATCGGTACCTACATCGATCCCGACAATGGCGGCGGCCGGTTCACGGAAAGAGCACGAGACAATCTCGTGAGAAAAATCGAATTCGACGGAAAGCCGTATCTATTCTATCCGGCATGGAAGTTGGACACCGTGTTCATCTACGCATCGACCTCAGACGAGTTCGGAAATCTGTCTTTCGAGAACGAGGCGCTTGTGTCCTCGAATATTGCGCTGGTGCTGGCAGCCAAGGCCCATGGCGGCCGCGTCGTAGCGCAAGTGCGGCGAGCCGTGCCTCACGGCCAGAGAGCCGCATCCGAAGTCCGGATTCCAGGCATGTTTGTCGATGCAGTCGTCGTCGACCCCAAGATGATGATGACGACCGACGTCGAGTTCGACCCGGCTTACTTCGGCGGTGAGCGCAGGGCGCTGTCTCAACTCCCTCCGATCCCGTCGTCCGCCGACAAGGTCGTCGCATCGCGGGCAGCGAAGGAAGTGCGGAAACGCGAACTCTCCATTTTTGGTTTTGGGGCGGCGGCCGATGTGCCGCTCGTAATGGCGGAGCAGGGGCTGCTTCACGGCGACGAGCTCAAGGACTATTGGTTTACCACCGAGCACGGATCCTACGGCGGGATTGTCATGTCTGGATGGCAGTTTTCCGCGAATCTGAATCCCGATGCGATCCTCGACGGCGTCTATCAGTTCGATGCCATTGATGGAGGGTTGTGCAACTTTGCGGCACTCGCCTTCGCTCAGTTCGACCAGCGCGGCCGAGTCAATGTATCGAAGTTCGGCGCCGCCAATCCAGGCGCGGGCGGCTTTATCGACATCGCGCAAAGCGCCAAGCGCTTGGTCTTTACCGGAACCTTTACCACTGGAGGGCTCGATGTCGGCTTTGGCGGCGGGAAACTGAGCATCGTCACGGAAGGCAAGGTTCGCAAGTTCGCGAAGCAGGTGGAGCACATCACTTACGCGGTTACCGACGGCGTCAAGCGCGGCCAGACCGCCCTGGTGATCACCGAGCGAGCAGTATTCGAAGTTGCTCCGGAGGGACTGGTGCTGACGGAAGTGGCGCCAGGTATCGACGTTCGGCGCGATGTGCTCGAGCAGATGGAGTTCGCCCCTTGGCAAGTCGCAGACGAACTGAAGTTGATGGATGCGAGCTTCTTCGTCGATCCCGGTCGGACAAGTGCAGTTCGGGGGCAAGCCGGTTAG